One stretch of Passer domesticus isolate bPasDom1 chromosome 2, bPasDom1.hap1, whole genome shotgun sequence DNA includes these proteins:
- the NFKBIZ gene encoding NF-kappa-B inhibitor zeta isoform X2, giving the protein MGGGKQHRGPFQGVRVKNSVKELLLHFRSSKQMSSGPATEESKAQGGLVNYEPYTELKNILGHSGKRKAPELLSDGPSFKRQANVHPHLLTPPQTPTSMDSMEEPHKTDPKRDSSSDLLQNIINIKNESSPISLNTVQVSWLHSVSSHDSPAEQYQDSPGTQAFSPSQKYQAFQDHTSQHLLEPPQHYQFPASQNQDLSQSYPSDASLDYRPFVASDQSPAYHQGTFESHELPYCPPQSFSSLLNDSEGSDSISGPLQSLSSAHPQAEVTPHGPNFSLLSSNLCGSLERSISLATLNGSLPDQNVARSTTQLGKSFFQWQVEQEENKLANISQDQFLAKDADGDTFLHIAVAQGRRALSYVLARKMAALHMLDIKEHNGQSAFQVAVAANQHLIVQDLVSLGAQVNTTDCWGRTPLHVCAEKGHAQVLQAIQKGAMGSNQYVDLEATNYDGLTALHCAVLAHNAVLHELQNCQPPHSPEVQELLLRNKSLVETIKILIQMGASVEAKDRKSGRSALHLAAEEANLELIRLFLELPNYLSFVNAKAYNGNTALHVAASLQYRVSQLDAVRLLMRKGADPSARNLENEQPVHLVPDGLVGEQIRRILKGKAIQQRVSPF; this is encoded by the exons ATGGGGGGaggaaagcagcacagaggaCCTTTCCAGGGGGTCCGTGTGAAGAACTCggtgaaggagctgctgctgcacttcagGAGCAGCAAGCAGATGTCCTCGGGTCCTGCCACCGAGGAAAGCAAG gcaCAAGGAGGATTGGTGAACTACGAACCATACACAG AACTGAAGAACATATTGGGCCACAGTGGCAAAAGAAAGGCTCCTGAACTCCTTTCTGATGGACCTTCTTTCAAACGCCAAGCGAATGTTCACCCACATCTCCTG ACCCCACCCCAGACACCAACTTCTATGGATAGCATGGAGGAGCCCCATAAAACTGACCCGAAGCGCGACAGCAGTTCTGATCTGCTTCAGAACATTATAAACATCAAGAACGAGTCGAGCCCCATCTCCCTGAACACGGTGCAGGTGAGCTGGTTGCACTCGGTCTCCAGCCACGACTCGCCTGCTGAGCAGTACCAGGACAGCCCGGGAACACAGGCTTTCTCCCCGTCCCAGAAGTACCAAGCATTCCAAGACCACACCAGCCAGCATCTGCTTGAGCCACCCCAACATTACCAGTTCCCTGCATCCCAGAACCAAGATTTGTCCCAGAGTTATCCTTCAGATGCCTCCCTGGACTACAGGCCGTTTGTTGCCAGTGACCAGTCTCCTGCCTACCACCAGGGCACCTTTGAGAGCCACGAGCTGCCGTACTGTCCGCCGCAGAGCTTCTCTTCCCTCTTGAATGACTCTGAAGGCTCTGACAGCATCTCCGGTCCCCTCCAGTCACTGAGCAGTGCCCACCCACAGGCCGAGGTTACCCCTCATGGCCCCAACTTCAGCTTGCTCTCCAGCAACCTCTGTGGCAGTCTGGAGCGCAGCATCTCTTTGGCTACTCTGAATGGCTCGCTGCCTGACCAAAATGTTGCCAGAAGCACAACGCAGCTGGGAAAGTCATTTTTTCAGTGGCAAGTGGAACAGGAGGAGAACAAACTGGCTAACATCTCTCAAGACCAGTTCCTTGCAAAAGATGCTGACGGAGACAC CTTCCTCCACATCGCTGTGGCCCAGGGCCGTCGAGCACTCTCCTATGTTCTTGCAAGGAAGATGGCTGCCCTGCACATGCTGGATATTAAAGAGCACAATGGCCAG AGTGCTTTCCAGGTTGCTGTGGCTGCCAATCAGCATCTCATTGTGCAGGACCTGGTTAGCTTGGGGGCTCAAGTGAACACCACAGACTGCTGGGGAAGGACGCCGCTGCATGTCTGCGCTGAGAAGGGGCATGCCCAGGTCCTCCAG GCAATCCAAAAGGGAGCTATGGGAAGCAATCAGTATGTGGACCTTGAGGCAACAAACTATGATG GTTTGACAGCATTGCACTGTGCAGTCCTGGCCCATAATGCTGTGCTGCATGAACTGCAGAACTGTCAGCCACCTCACTCCCCTGAGGTCCAGGAGCTTCTGCTGAGAAACAAGAGCCTGGTAGAAACCATCAAGATCCTGATACAAATGGGAGCCTCTGTTGAAGCAAAA GATCGCAAAAGTGGTCGCTCCGCTTTACATTTGGCAGCAGAAGAAGCAAACCTGGAGCTCATTCGTCTCTTTTTGGAGCTGCCCAACTATCTCTCTTTTGTTAATGCAAAG GCTTACAACGGCAACACAGCCCTGCACGTGGCGGCCAGCCTGCAGTACCGCGTGAGCCAGCTGGATGCTGTGCGCCTGCTCATGCGCAAGGGAGCCGATCCCAGCGCCAGGAACTTGGAGAATGAGCAGCCAGTTCATCTGGTTCCTGATGGCCTTGTAGGGGAGCAG ataAGACGTATCCTCAAAGGGAAGGCGATTCAGCAGAGAGTGTCGCCGTTTTAG
- the NFKBIZ gene encoding NF-kappa-B inhibitor zeta isoform X1 yields the protein MIVESSRDAAPDGGDGGALSSPINLAYFYGASPHSSEGSCSPAHSSAPGSPGSDSDLSVSSRGGGRRDPRGGPRPALQVEQHMGGGKQHRGPFQGVRVKNSVKELLLHFRSSKQMSSGPATEESKAQGGLVNYEPYTELKNILGHSGKRKAPELLSDGPSFKRQANVHPHLLTPPQTPTSMDSMEEPHKTDPKRDSSSDLLQNIINIKNESSPISLNTVQVSWLHSVSSHDSPAEQYQDSPGTQAFSPSQKYQAFQDHTSQHLLEPPQHYQFPASQNQDLSQSYPSDASLDYRPFVASDQSPAYHQGTFESHELPYCPPQSFSSLLNDSEGSDSISGPLQSLSSAHPQAEVTPHGPNFSLLSSNLCGSLERSISLATLNGSLPDQNVARSTTQLGKSFFQWQVEQEENKLANISQDQFLAKDADGDTFLHIAVAQGRRALSYVLARKMAALHMLDIKEHNGQSAFQVAVAANQHLIVQDLVSLGAQVNTTDCWGRTPLHVCAEKGHAQVLQAIQKGAMGSNQYVDLEATNYDGLTALHCAVLAHNAVLHELQNCQPPHSPEVQELLLRNKSLVETIKILIQMGASVEAKDRKSGRSALHLAAEEANLELIRLFLELPNYLSFVNAKAYNGNTALHVAASLQYRVSQLDAVRLLMRKGADPSARNLENEQPVHLVPDGLVGEQIRRILKGKAIQQRVSPF from the exons ATGATCGTGGAGAGCAGCCGGGACGCGGCGCCCGATGGCGGCGACGGCGGCGCCCTCAGCAGCCCCATCAACCTCGCCTACTTCTACGGGGCCTCGCCCCACTCCAGCGAGGGTAGCTGCTCGCCGGCGCACTCCTCCGCCCCGGGCTCGCCGGGATCCGACTCGGACCTCTCGGTGAGCagccgcggcggcggccggaGGGACCCCCGGGgcggcccccgccccgcgctGCAAG TTGAACAACACATGGGGGGaggaaagcagcacagaggaCCTTTCCAGGGGGTCCGTGTGAAGAACTCggtgaaggagctgctgctgcacttcagGAGCAGCAAGCAGATGTCCTCGGGTCCTGCCACCGAGGAAAGCAAG gcaCAAGGAGGATTGGTGAACTACGAACCATACACAG AACTGAAGAACATATTGGGCCACAGTGGCAAAAGAAAGGCTCCTGAACTCCTTTCTGATGGACCTTCTTTCAAACGCCAAGCGAATGTTCACCCACATCTCCTG ACCCCACCCCAGACACCAACTTCTATGGATAGCATGGAGGAGCCCCATAAAACTGACCCGAAGCGCGACAGCAGTTCTGATCTGCTTCAGAACATTATAAACATCAAGAACGAGTCGAGCCCCATCTCCCTGAACACGGTGCAGGTGAGCTGGTTGCACTCGGTCTCCAGCCACGACTCGCCTGCTGAGCAGTACCAGGACAGCCCGGGAACACAGGCTTTCTCCCCGTCCCAGAAGTACCAAGCATTCCAAGACCACACCAGCCAGCATCTGCTTGAGCCACCCCAACATTACCAGTTCCCTGCATCCCAGAACCAAGATTTGTCCCAGAGTTATCCTTCAGATGCCTCCCTGGACTACAGGCCGTTTGTTGCCAGTGACCAGTCTCCTGCCTACCACCAGGGCACCTTTGAGAGCCACGAGCTGCCGTACTGTCCGCCGCAGAGCTTCTCTTCCCTCTTGAATGACTCTGAAGGCTCTGACAGCATCTCCGGTCCCCTCCAGTCACTGAGCAGTGCCCACCCACAGGCCGAGGTTACCCCTCATGGCCCCAACTTCAGCTTGCTCTCCAGCAACCTCTGTGGCAGTCTGGAGCGCAGCATCTCTTTGGCTACTCTGAATGGCTCGCTGCCTGACCAAAATGTTGCCAGAAGCACAACGCAGCTGGGAAAGTCATTTTTTCAGTGGCAAGTGGAACAGGAGGAGAACAAACTGGCTAACATCTCTCAAGACCAGTTCCTTGCAAAAGATGCTGACGGAGACAC CTTCCTCCACATCGCTGTGGCCCAGGGCCGTCGAGCACTCTCCTATGTTCTTGCAAGGAAGATGGCTGCCCTGCACATGCTGGATATTAAAGAGCACAATGGCCAG AGTGCTTTCCAGGTTGCTGTGGCTGCCAATCAGCATCTCATTGTGCAGGACCTGGTTAGCTTGGGGGCTCAAGTGAACACCACAGACTGCTGGGGAAGGACGCCGCTGCATGTCTGCGCTGAGAAGGGGCATGCCCAGGTCCTCCAG GCAATCCAAAAGGGAGCTATGGGAAGCAATCAGTATGTGGACCTTGAGGCAACAAACTATGATG GTTTGACAGCATTGCACTGTGCAGTCCTGGCCCATAATGCTGTGCTGCATGAACTGCAGAACTGTCAGCCACCTCACTCCCCTGAGGTCCAGGAGCTTCTGCTGAGAAACAAGAGCCTGGTAGAAACCATCAAGATCCTGATACAAATGGGAGCCTCTGTTGAAGCAAAA GATCGCAAAAGTGGTCGCTCCGCTTTACATTTGGCAGCAGAAGAAGCAAACCTGGAGCTCATTCGTCTCTTTTTGGAGCTGCCCAACTATCTCTCTTTTGTTAATGCAAAG GCTTACAACGGCAACACAGCCCTGCACGTGGCGGCCAGCCTGCAGTACCGCGTGAGCCAGCTGGATGCTGTGCGCCTGCTCATGCGCAAGGGAGCCGATCCCAGCGCCAGGAACTTGGAGAATGAGCAGCCAGTTCATCTGGTTCCTGATGGCCTTGTAGGGGAGCAG ataAGACGTATCCTCAAAGGGAAGGCGATTCAGCAGAGAGTGTCGCCGTTTTAG